One window from the genome of Streptomyces sp. WZ-12 encodes:
- a CDS encoding ArsR/SmtB family transcription factor: MPDDEGHPGLAEMELGKVLSALADPLRRRVVRELAAGPDGEARTCSSFALPVSKATVTHHFRALRESGLIRQVDRGNSRMATLRRADIERRFPGLLALLAAEETTASATDPG; the protein is encoded by the coding sequence ATGCCCGACGACGAGGGGCACCCCGGCCTCGCGGAGATGGAACTCGGCAAGGTGCTCTCCGCGCTGGCCGACCCGTTGCGGCGGCGCGTCGTACGGGAGTTGGCGGCCGGGCCGGACGGCGAGGCGCGTACCTGCAGTTCCTTCGCGCTGCCGGTCAGCAAGGCGACGGTCACCCATCACTTCCGTGCGCTGCGCGAATCCGGCCTGATCCGCCAGGTCGACCGCGGCAACAGCCGGATGGCCACCCTCCGCCGGGCCGACATCGAGCGGCGGTTCCCCGGCCTGCTGGCACTCCTCGCCGCCGAGGAAACCACGGCGTCAGCCACCGACCCCGGATAA
- a CDS encoding SDR family NAD(P)-dependent oxidoreductase, whose translation MAGTFVIGAGPGIGQAVARRFAQEGPPIAVLARSRATVDGAVAAVEGAGGKALGLLADAADEASLRAGLDAAVERLGVPDVLVYNAAWVRYDRPGELSAAELTATLRVNVVGAVSAVTHLAPRMAAAGGGTALLTSGMPTARVAGTSLSIGKAGLRAARAVLAGSSGRGACTSPPSPSPARSPRVPRSIPTGSPNSTYGLPGSPPSSGRTTCCSTA comes from the coding sequence ATGGCTGGAACGTTCGTGATCGGCGCGGGACCCGGCATCGGTCAGGCGGTGGCCCGCCGATTCGCTCAGGAAGGCCCGCCGATCGCGGTGTTGGCGCGCTCCCGGGCCACCGTCGACGGGGCCGTCGCGGCGGTCGAGGGGGCCGGGGGCAAGGCCCTCGGCCTGCTGGCGGACGCGGCTGACGAGGCGTCACTGCGCGCCGGCCTCGATGCCGCCGTCGAACGGCTCGGCGTCCCGGACGTGTTGGTCTACAACGCCGCCTGGGTCCGCTACGACCGCCCCGGCGAACTGTCCGCCGCCGAACTGACGGCGACGCTGCGGGTCAACGTGGTCGGCGCGGTGAGCGCGGTGACGCACCTGGCTCCGCGCATGGCGGCGGCCGGCGGCGGCACCGCCCTGCTCACCTCGGGCATGCCGACCGCGCGCGTCGCGGGCACCAGCCTGTCCATCGGCAAGGCCGGGCTGCGCGCGGCCCGCGCGGTCCTCGCCGGGAGTTCGGGCCGCGGGGCGTGCACCTCGCCACCGTCACCGTCGCCGGCCCGGTCTCCCCGGGTTCCCCGCTCGATCCCGACCGGATCGCCGAACAGTACGTACGGCTTGCCAGGCAGCCCGCCGAGCAGTGGGAGGACGACGTGCTGTTCGACGGCGTGA
- a CDS encoding alpha/beta fold hydrolase, with the protein MPLVDVSPGMSLAYDTFGDPSDPPVLLVMGFGSQLIAWHEDFCRALADRGRHVIRYDNRDCGLSTTFDDRPVDVGRFIAAVGSGDLAAARAMVPYTLADMATDGLNLLTALGIDRAHVVGSSMGGMIAQRMALAQPARVLTLTSMMSATGEPEYGGTSPESQAVLLGPRPSDREGYIASAERELVWSSKRYGDPALLRALAAASYDRAYYPAGVGRQLGAMILDGSRAEALRALRVPTLVIHGLDDTLIAPSGGERTAELVPGARLMLVPDMGHDRPRELWPQLLDALQAHTD; encoded by the coding sequence ATGCCACTCGTTGACGTCTCACCCGGAATGTCCCTCGCCTACGACACGTTCGGCGACCCGTCCGACCCGCCGGTCCTGCTCGTGATGGGGTTCGGCTCCCAGCTGATCGCCTGGCACGAGGACTTCTGCCGCGCGTTGGCCGACCGTGGCCGCCATGTGATCCGCTACGACAACCGCGACTGCGGGCTGTCCACCACGTTCGACGACCGCCCCGTCGACGTGGGCCGGTTCATCGCCGCCGTGGGCTCGGGCGACCTCGCCGCGGCCCGCGCGATGGTGCCGTACACGCTGGCGGACATGGCCACCGACGGCCTCAACCTGCTGACCGCGCTCGGCATCGACCGCGCGCACGTGGTCGGGTCCTCGATGGGCGGAATGATCGCCCAACGGATGGCCCTCGCCCAGCCGGCCCGGGTGCTGACCCTGACGTCCATGATGTCCGCGACCGGCGAACCGGAGTACGGCGGGACCAGTCCCGAGTCCCAGGCGGTGCTCCTGGGGCCGAGGCCGAGCGACCGGGAGGGGTACATCGCCTCGGCGGAGCGCGAACTGGTGTGGTCCTCCAAGCGCTATGGCGACCCCGCGCTGCTTCGCGCGTTGGCCGCCGCCAGCTACGACCGCGCCTACTACCCGGCCGGGGTCGGGCGTCAACTCGGAGCGATGATCCTTGACGGCTCGCGCGCCGAGGCGCTCCGGGCGCTACGGGTGCCGACCCTGGTGATCCACGGCCTGGACGACACGCTGATCGCCCCGAGCGGCGGCGAACGCACCGCGGAACTGGTGCCCGGAGCGCGGCTCATGCTGGTCCCCGACATGGGACACGACCGTCCGCGCGAACTCTGGCCCCAGCTCCTCGACGCCCTACAGGCACACACCGACTGA
- a CDS encoding NAD(P)-dependent alcohol dehydrogenase, producing MKALQFRTVGAPPEVVHVPDPEPGPGQVLLKVTAAGVCHSDFAVMNRPAGGLPFDLPLTLGHEGVGTVAAVGAGVTAVQEGEAVAVYGPWGCGSCAKCAEGKENYCLCAHALGIRSPGLGAPGAIAEYLLVDDPRHLVPLDGLDPVAAVPLTDAGLTPYHAIKRALPKLVPGSTAVVIGAGGLGHVAIQLLRALTPARVIALDVSDEKLRLAREVGAHEAVRSDAGAAGAVRELTGGNGAEAVFDFVGAAPTVTTAGALAAVEADISIVGIGGGALPVGFGRLPHEASVSAPYWGSRGELLEVLALARTGAVSVHTETFPLDEAPLAYERLHAGTINGRAVILPNG from the coding sequence ATGAAGGCCCTCCAGTTCCGCACCGTCGGCGCGCCGCCCGAGGTGGTGCACGTGCCCGACCCCGAGCCCGGGCCCGGTCAGGTCCTGCTCAAGGTCACCGCCGCCGGTGTGTGCCACTCCGACTTCGCCGTGATGAACCGACCCGCCGGGGGACTTCCCTTCGACCTCCCACTCACGCTGGGCCACGAGGGCGTCGGGACGGTCGCCGCCGTCGGCGCGGGCGTGACGGCGGTGCAGGAGGGCGAAGCGGTCGCCGTGTACGGCCCGTGGGGCTGCGGCAGCTGCGCCAAGTGCGCGGAGGGTAAGGAGAATTACTGCCTGTGCGCCCACGCGCTCGGCATCCGTTCGCCGGGGCTCGGCGCGCCGGGCGCGATCGCGGAGTACCTGCTCGTGGACGATCCGCGGCATCTGGTACCGCTCGACGGGCTCGACCCCGTCGCGGCGGTTCCGCTGACCGATGCGGGGCTCACGCCGTACCACGCGATCAAGCGCGCGCTGCCGAAGCTGGTGCCGGGTTCCACCGCGGTGGTCATCGGCGCCGGCGGCCTCGGGCACGTCGCGATCCAACTGCTGCGCGCCCTGACCCCGGCCCGCGTCATCGCGCTCGACGTGAGCGACGAGAAGCTGCGGCTGGCCCGCGAGGTCGGCGCGCACGAGGCCGTCCGGTCCGATGCCGGGGCCGCGGGCGCGGTGCGCGAACTCACCGGCGGGAACGGGGCGGAGGCGGTCTTCGACTTCGTCGGGGCGGCGCCCACCGTGACGACGGCCGGGGCACTCGCCGCGGTCGAGGCGGACATCAGCATCGTCGGCATCGGCGGGGGCGCCCTGCCGGTCGGCTTCGGCCGCCTGCCCCACGAGGCGTCGGTCAGCGCGCCGTACTGGGGCAGCCGCGGCGAGTTGCTGGAGGTGCTGGCGCTGGCCCGCACCGGCGCGGTCTCCGTCCACACGGAGACGTTCCCCCTGGACGAGGCGCCGCTCGCCTACGAACGACTGCACGCCGGCACCATCAACGGACGCGCGGTGATCCTGCCGAACGGCTGA
- a CDS encoding putative quinol monooxygenase, translating into MDQPFTLVGIARPKPERAADLRRLLLSFVEPTRQEPGCLEYHFHEDRDEPGVFVFYEAWRSKEDLDAHLTLPHLRDFWERRMDYLERDLEIRYLAMHSPYEARRGQAETRAA; encoded by the coding sequence ATGGACCAGCCGTTCACCCTCGTCGGGATCGCCCGGCCCAAGCCCGAGCGGGCGGCGGACCTGCGACGGCTCCTGCTCTCGTTCGTCGAGCCGACGCGACAGGAGCCCGGCTGTCTGGAGTACCACTTTCACGAGGACCGGGACGAGCCGGGCGTGTTCGTCTTCTATGAGGCATGGCGCAGCAAGGAGGACCTCGACGCCCACCTGACCCTCCCCCACCTGCGGGACTTCTGGGAGCGGCGGATGGACTACCTGGAGAGGGACTTGGAGATCCGGTACCTCGCGATGCACAGCCCGTATGAGGCGCGACGGGGGCAGGCGGAGACGCGGGCGGCTTAG
- a CDS encoding TetR/AcrR family transcriptional regulator, with protein MAGRKQFDVDEALERSMRVFWERGYADTSLDLLGSATGLGRGSLYGTFGSKDTLFRKCLDRYGATYGERYERALATHPGDPVRAMRAFFDVTLERIADASVPDSCLLAQSAAQSATLDAESQGRIRALLGAQRERVRAALAPLPGVGGAELDDLALYLVGVNQSLAVLSRAGTSPAELSAVARIACGTVATRAAAVRATGSP; from the coding sequence ATGGCAGGCAGGAAGCAGTTCGACGTCGATGAGGCACTGGAGCGCTCGATGCGGGTCTTCTGGGAGCGTGGGTACGCGGACACCTCGCTCGACCTGCTCGGTTCGGCCACGGGACTGGGCCGCGGGTCGCTCTACGGCACCTTCGGCAGCAAGGACACCCTGTTCCGGAAGTGCCTGGACCGCTACGGCGCGACGTACGGGGAGCGTTACGAGCGGGCGCTGGCGACCCACCCCGGCGACCCGGTCCGCGCGATGCGGGCGTTCTTCGACGTCACGTTGGAGCGCATCGCCGACGCCTCGGTGCCCGATAGCTGCCTGCTCGCCCAATCCGCCGCCCAGTCAGCGACGTTGGACGCGGAGAGCCAGGGGCGGATCCGGGCGCTGCTCGGTGCGCAGCGGGAGCGGGTGCGTGCCGCGTTGGCGCCGCTCCCCGGGGTCGGCGGCGCGGAGCTCGATGACCTCGCCCTGTATCTGGTCGGCGTCAACCAGTCGCTCGCCGTGCTGAGCCGTGCCGGCACCTCGCCGGCGGAGCTGTCCGCCGTGGCCCGGATCGCCTGCGGCACGGTGGCCACCAGGGCGGCGGCCGTCCGCGCTACCGGCTCCCCCTGA